The following proteins come from a genomic window of Mariniflexile sp. TRM1-10:
- a CDS encoding chloride channel protein, whose translation MPKQTILKQVLIWRAKHISHRQFVYILSIVIGFTSGVGAVILKNLTHFFQHLLEGNLIKYYHHAFYFLFPIIGLTIVYFIIKYVIRNKVSHGIPSTLFAISKRKGVMKQYQMFGSILTAPLTVGFGGSVGLEGPTVATGAAIGSNISRMFHMNQTTRNLLIGCAAAGAMSSIFKAPIAAIIFAIEVFSLDLTIASMLPLLLASLSAILTSYFFFGDDILLPFRIEDKFVISDAPFYMVLGVFAAITSIYFAQVYDKFQKFFDKIKSPIKRLVIGGILLGILIYFIPPLYGEGFDVINNLIAGNPEKALENNIFQMDLTNIWIIVLLLAGLVFFKIIASALTFGAGGVGGIFAPTLFMGSIMGNCIAKIINNCGLFNTPVSESNFTLVGMAGLLAGVLHAPLTAIFLIAELTSGYELFIPLMLTATISFGITKYFSSHSVYNMELGRKGELITHDKDHAVLTLMDIDKVIENNFITINPKMNLGQMVHEAVIKSNRNIFPVVNEKNNALLGVILLDDLRPVMFDQSLYNDITATDVMQPAPEIIDLEKDKMTDIMRKFQDSSAWNLPVVKNDEYVGFISKSKLLTAYRRQLINFTK comes from the coding sequence ATGCCAAAACAAACCATTCTAAAACAAGTACTCATCTGGAGAGCTAAACACATTTCTCACAGACAATTTGTATATATATTAAGTATTGTTATTGGTTTTACCTCTGGTGTTGGTGCGGTGATTTTAAAAAATTTAACGCACTTTTTTCAACATTTATTGGAAGGTAATTTAATTAAATATTACCATCATGCTTTTTATTTTTTGTTTCCTATTATTGGTTTAACCATCGTATATTTTATCATAAAATATGTTATTAGAAACAAAGTAAGCCATGGTATCCCCTCGACCCTTTTTGCTATTTCAAAACGAAAAGGTGTTATGAAACAATACCAAATGTTTGGTTCTATTTTAACGGCACCTCTAACGGTTGGCTTTGGTGGTTCCGTAGGACTAGAAGGACCTACAGTAGCTACGGGAGCTGCTATTGGTTCTAACATTTCAAGAATGTTTCACATGAACCAAACCACTCGAAATTTATTGATTGGTTGTGCTGCCGCTGGCGCCATGTCATCTATCTTCAAAGCTCCTATTGCCGCTATTATTTTTGCTATTGAAGTGTTTAGTTTAGACTTAACCATTGCATCTATGTTGCCCCTTTTATTGGCATCACTTTCAGCCATTCTAACTTCTTATTTTTTCTTTGGAGACGATATTTTATTACCCTTTAGAATTGAAGATAAATTTGTTATTTCCGATGCCCCTTTTTATATGGTTCTGGGTGTTTTCGCCGCTATAACATCCATCTATTTTGCTCAAGTTTACGACAAGTTTCAAAAATTTTTCGACAAAATAAAATCCCCCATAAAACGTTTAGTAATTGGTGGCATTCTTTTAGGTATTTTAATTTATTTCATTCCACCACTTTATGGCGAAGGATTTGATGTTATCAATAACCTTATTGCCGGCAACCCAGAAAAAGCTTTGGAAAACAATATCTTCCAAATGGATTTAACCAATATTTGGATCATCGTTCTACTTTTAGCTGGTTTGGTATTTTTTAAAATTATTGCCAGTGCCCTCACTTTTGGAGCTGGTGGTGTCGGTGGTATTTTTGCACCAACGCTTTTTATGGGTAGCATTATGGGCAATTGTATTGCCAAAATAATTAATAACTGCGGTTTGTTCAATACACCTGTTTCCGAAAGCAATTTCACCCTTGTAGGTATGGCTGGTTTACTTGCTGGTGTTTTACATGCGCCGTTAACCGCTATTTTCTTAATTGCAGAACTTACCAGCGGCTACGAACTGTTTATACCCTTAATGCTAACGGCAACCATTTCATTCGGTATTACGAAATACTTTAGCTCACATTCGGTTTATAATATGGAATTGGGTAGAAAAGGCGAACTCATAACCCACGACAAAGACCACGCTGTATTAACCTTAATGGATATAGATAAAGTTATTGAGAATAATTTCATAACTATAAATCCAAAAATGAATTTGGGTCAGATGGTACATGAAGCCGTTATAAAATCAAACCGAAATATTTTTCCTGTAGTGAATGAAAAAAACAACGCCCTACTTGGTGTTATTTTGTTGGACGATTTGCGCCCCGTTATGTTCGATCAATCATTATACAATGACATTACGGCTACAGATGTTATGCAACCAGCACCCGAAATAATCGATCTCGAAAAAGATAAAATGACCGACATTATGAGAAAATTTCAAGATAGTAGTGCATGGAATTTACCCGTAGTGAAAAATGACGAATATGTTGGTTTTATATCAAAATCAAAACTATTAACGGCTTACCGAAGACAATTAATTAACTTTACAAAATAA
- the aspS gene encoding aspartate--tRNA ligase → MYRSHNCGELNASHINKEVTLAGWVQKSRDKGFIVWVDLRDRYGMTQLVFDEERTSKDMLLQAQNLGREFVIQVKGLVIERTSKNPNMPTGDIEILVSELTVLNEALLPPFTIEDKTDGGEELRMKYRYLDIRRNPVKNSLIFRHKVTQEVRNYLSKEGFIEVETPYLIKSTPEGARDFVVPSRMNAGQFYALPQSPQTFKQLLMVGGMDKYFQIVKCFRDEDLRADRQPEFTQIDCEMAFIEQEDILNAFEGLTRHLLKEVNGVDIEKFPRMLYDDAMRLYGNDKPDIRFGMVFGELNEVAQHKDFGVFNNAELVVGIAVPGGNAYTRKEIDQLIDWVKRPQIGALGMVYCRCNEDGTFKSSVDKFYDETDLAKWAEVTGAKAGDLICVLSGDKNKVRTQLSALRMELAERLGLRNPKEFAPLWVMDFPLLEWDEETKRYHAMHHPFTSPKPGQLELLKTNPGEVKANAYDLVLNGNEIGGGSIRIHDKETQSLMFDYLGFTPEEAKAQFGFLMDAFQYGAPPHGGLAFGLDRLVAILGGQETIRDFIAFPKNNAGRDVMIDAPATIDDAQLTELSLKLNLKQ, encoded by the coding sequence ATGTACAGAAGTCATAATTGTGGTGAATTAAATGCATCACATATAAATAAAGAAGTCACACTTGCTGGGTGGGTTCAAAAATCTAGAGACAAAGGCTTTATTGTTTGGGTAGATTTACGCGATCGATATGGCATGACGCAACTCGTTTTTGATGAAGAGCGCACCTCCAAGGACATGCTATTACAGGCACAAAATTTAGGTCGTGAGTTTGTCATTCAAGTAAAAGGATTGGTTATAGAACGCACATCCAAAAACCCAAATATGCCAACAGGCGATATTGAAATTTTGGTCTCAGAACTAACCGTTTTAAACGAAGCCTTATTACCGCCTTTCACTATTGAAGATAAAACCGATGGCGGTGAAGAACTGCGTATGAAGTATCGCTATCTGGATATTCGTCGTAACCCTGTAAAAAACAGCTTGATTTTTAGACATAAAGTAACCCAAGAAGTTAGAAACTACCTGTCTAAAGAAGGTTTTATAGAAGTTGAAACACCTTACTTAATAAAATCGACTCCCGAAGGTGCACGCGATTTCGTAGTGCCTTCGCGCATGAATGCAGGACAATTTTATGCACTTCCGCAATCGCCTCAAACTTTTAAGCAATTGCTTATGGTTGGTGGCATGGATAAATATTTCCAAATAGTGAAATGTTTTAGGGATGAAGATTTACGTGCCGACAGACAACCGGAATTCACACAAATAGATTGTGAAATGGCGTTTATTGAGCAAGAAGATATTTTAAATGCGTTTGAAGGTTTAACCCGTCATTTACTAAAAGAAGTCAATGGTGTTGACATTGAAAAATTCCCAAGAATGCTATATGACGATGCCATGCGTTTATACGGAAACGACAAACCAGACATTCGTTTTGGGATGGTATTCGGTGAATTAAACGAGGTTGCCCAACATAAAGATTTTGGTGTATTTAATAATGCCGAATTGGTAGTTGGTATTGCAGTACCCGGTGGGAACGCTTATACCAGAAAAGAAATCGACCAATTAATTGATTGGGTAAAACGCCCACAAATTGGTGCTTTAGGAATGGTTTACTGTCGTTGTAATGAAGACGGCACATTCAAATCGTCTGTAGATAAATTTTACGATGAGACCGATTTAGCTAAATGGGCAGAAGTAACTGGTGCCAAAGCAGGCGATTTAATCTGTGTGCTTTCTGGTGATAAAAATAAAGTACGCACCCAATTAAGTGCTTTACGTATGGAATTAGCAGAACGTTTAGGACTTAGAAATCCAAAAGAATTTGCACCACTTTGGGTTATGGATTTCCCTTTATTGGAATGGGATGAAGAAACCAAACGTTACCACGCCATGCACCATCCATTTACATCACCAAAACCAGGTCAGTTGGAATTATTAAAAACAAATCCTGGAGAAGTAAAAGCCAATGCGTACGATTTGGTGCTGAACGGAAACGAAATTGGTGGTGGTTCTATTCGTATTCACGATAAAGAAACGCAATCCTTGATGTTCGATTATTTAGGATTTACACCCGAAGAAGCAAAAGCACAATTTGGGTTCTTAATGGATGCCTTTCAGTATGGCGCACCGCCACATGGTGGTTTAGCTTTTGGATTGGATAGATTGGTAGCTATTCTTGGCGGACAAGAAACCATTCGTGATTTTATTGCGTTCCCAAAAAACAATGCAGGTCGAGACGTTATGATTGATGCGCCTGCAACCATAGACGATGCACAATTAACCGAATTAAGCCTAAAACTTAATTTAAAACAATAG
- a CDS encoding efflux RND transporter permease subunit yields the protein MTKQQKQVDKEFKLSSWAIHNKTTIYMMMAMIFFLGSSAYFKMPRESFPEIKETKIYISTPFFGNTAEDIEKLITDPLEDKLKTVSNVVEITSSSQEDYSMIVVEFDEDITVDQAKQKVKDEIDSETSGEDWPTFNGAKVEPNVFELSMSEEMPILNINISGDYPVEKLKEFGEYLQDEIENLIEIKKVDIRGAQEKEVEVAVDIYKMMASQVSFDDVISAINSGNMTMSAGNFIASGQRRTIRILGEIEDPNDLKNFVVKSENNNPIYLKDIANISFKEKDKTTYAREFGDPVVMLDVKKRSGKNMVEAAEKIELIRKDAIENVFPKNLKVTIANDQSSKTIGQVDDLVNNIIFGIILVVTVLMFFLGFKNALFVGFAIPMSMFMSLMILNLLGYTMNTMILFGLIMGLGMLVDNGIVVVENVYRLMDEEGMSRKEAAKKGISEIAYPIIISTATTVAAFIPLGLWPGLMGQFMIYFPITLSVVLGSSLFVAIFFNSVLVSQFMTTEDKDMPLKRIIYITATISIIGFIILIIGGDYRALGSLMIFTAIMLWVYRLILRKMANRFQNKSLVKLENFYEKSLKSALKGKRPYFISIGTVILLIISFVVFGISLGTQRTKVEFFPDNKPNQIIVYIEYPEGTDIEKTNTITKEIEKKVYRVLNEDMYRKGDYNFMVESAVSQVGEGAGNPQTDGGSAAEMPHKGKITASMREYKFREGEDSELMRQKVQEALVGIYPGVLISVEKDQNGPPAGAPINIELEGDDYSELINTAEKMRDFINSRSIAGIDELKIDVNKDKPAMQVVVDREKAGELGVSASQVGQQLRNAIFGAKAGVYKEDGDDYDIYVRFNEENRYNSSAIFNQKITFRDMASGQIKEVPVSAVAKQSNTSGFSAIKHRDVRRVVTVYSALAPGYTDAGAVVSQVQHAMKEFKELPKNIKIDYTGQIEEQNKQMAFLMGAFFTGLFLIFLILIFQFNSFSKPAIIMLAIFLSLIGVFSGIVITGSAFVIMMTMMGIISLAGIVVNNGVVLLDYAQLLIDRKKYDRGLDEEEYLDKEDLYNSIVQAGKARLRPVLLTAITTILGLIPLAIGLNINFYTLFSEFNPHIYFGGDNVIFWGPLAWTVIYGLFVATFLTLIVVPVLFFLAMQLKMWIRSKTSSEPIIQEPEIID from the coding sequence ATGACGAAACAACAAAAACAAGTCGATAAAGAATTCAAACTATCATCGTGGGCGATACATAATAAGACCACCATTTATATGATGATGGCTATGATTTTCTTTTTAGGTAGTTCAGCATATTTTAAAATGCCCCGAGAAAGTTTCCCAGAAATTAAAGAAACTAAAATTTATATAAGCACGCCGTTTTTCGGAAATACCGCCGAAGATATTGAAAAACTAATTACCGATCCGCTTGAAGACAAACTTAAAACAGTAAGTAATGTGGTAGAAATTACCTCATCATCCCAAGAAGATTATTCAATGATAGTTGTTGAGTTTGATGAAGATATTACCGTAGATCAAGCAAAACAAAAAGTTAAAGACGAAATAGATTCTGAAACTTCGGGCGAAGATTGGCCAACATTCAACGGTGCGAAAGTAGAACCTAATGTGTTCGAGTTGAGCATGTCTGAAGAAATGCCCATTCTTAACATTAATATTTCTGGCGATTATCCGGTTGAAAAACTAAAAGAGTTTGGCGAATATCTTCAAGATGAAATTGAAAACTTAATCGAAATTAAAAAGGTCGATATTCGTGGTGCTCAAGAAAAAGAAGTTGAGGTAGCCGTAGATATTTATAAAATGATGGCGTCCCAAGTGAGTTTTGATGATGTAATTAGTGCCATAAATAGCGGAAACATGACCATGTCTGCGGGTAATTTCATTGCTAGTGGTCAGCGTCGAACCATTAGAATTCTTGGTGAAATAGAAGATCCAAACGATTTAAAAAACTTTGTGGTTAAATCCGAAAATAACAATCCCATTTATTTAAAAGACATTGCCAATATAAGCTTCAAAGAAAAAGATAAAACAACCTATGCCCGCGAGTTTGGAGACCCTGTTGTGATGCTAGACGTAAAAAAACGCTCTGGTAAAAACATGGTCGAAGCTGCTGAAAAAATTGAACTCATTAGAAAAGATGCCATTGAAAACGTATTTCCAAAAAACCTGAAAGTAACTATCGCCAACGACCAATCTTCAAAGACCATTGGACAAGTTGATGATTTAGTGAACAACATTATTTTTGGTATCATTCTCGTTGTAACCGTTTTAATGTTCTTTTTAGGATTTAAAAATGCCCTATTTGTTGGGTTTGCCATCCCTATGTCTATGTTTATGTCTTTAATGATTTTAAACTTATTAGGCTATACCATGAATACCATGATTCTCTTTGGGCTTATTATGGGTCTTGGTATGTTGGTAGACAACGGCATTGTGGTAGTTGAAAACGTATACCGCCTTATGGACGAAGAAGGCATGAGCCGAAAAGAAGCTGCTAAAAAAGGCATTAGCGAAATTGCATATCCTATTATTATTTCAACAGCAACTACGGTCGCTGCCTTTATTCCTTTAGGTCTTTGGCCTGGGCTTATGGGGCAATTTATGATCTATTTCCCAATAACATTATCGGTAGTTTTAGGTTCATCTTTATTTGTTGCCATCTTTTTTAACTCCGTATTGGTTTCTCAATTCATGACAACTGAAGATAAAGACATGCCTTTAAAACGTATCATATACATCACCGCAACCATTTCCATTATAGGCTTTATCATCCTTATAATTGGTGGCGATTACAGAGCCCTAGGTTCCCTTATGATTTTCACAGCCATCATGTTGTGGGTGTATCGCTTGATACTTCGTAAAATGGCGAATCGCTTTCAAAACAAAAGCCTTGTAAAACTTGAAAACTTTTATGAAAAATCCTTAAAAAGTGCCTTAAAAGGGAAACGTCCTTATTTTATAAGTATAGGAACTGTTATTTTACTCATTATTTCATTTGTAGTTTTTGGAATTTCTTTGGGAACACAAAGAACAAAAGTAGAGTTCTTCCCAGATAATAAACCGAATCAAATTATAGTCTATATTGAATACCCTGAAGGTACCGATATTGAAAAAACCAATACCATTACCAAGGAAATAGAAAAAAAAGTATATCGTGTTTTAAATGAAGACATGTATAGAAAAGGCGACTATAACTTTATGGTAGAAAGTGCGGTATCGCAGGTGGGTGAAGGTGCTGGAAATCCGCAAACCGATGGTGGTTCAGCTGCCGAAATGCCCCATAAAGGTAAAATTACCGCCTCGATGCGCGAATATAAATTTAGAGAAGGAGAAGACAGTGAATTGATGCGCCAAAAAGTACAAGAAGCCTTAGTAGGCATTTATCCTGGAGTATTAATTTCGGTTGAAAAAGACCAAAACGGACCACCGGCAGGAGCACCAATTAACATTGAATTAGAAGGCGATGATTACTCGGAGCTTATTAATACTGCCGAAAAAATGCGCGACTTTATCAACTCCAGAAGTATTGCAGGTATCGATGAGTTAAAAATAGACGTGAACAAAGACAAGCCAGCCATGCAAGTGGTGGTTGATAGAGAAAAAGCTGGAGAATTAGGCGTCAGTGCGTCTCAAGTAGGGCAACAATTAAGAAATGCCATTTTTGGAGCCAAAGCAGGCGTTTATAAAGAAGATGGTGACGATTATGATATTTATGTACGTTTCAATGAAGAAAACAGATATAATTCGAGTGCCATTTTCAATCAGAAAATTACTTTTAGGGATATGGCTTCTGGACAAATTAAAGAAGTTCCTGTATCTGCTGTTGCAAAACAATCCAATACTTCAGGCTTTAGTGCCATAAAACACAGAGATGTAAGGCGTGTTGTTACGGTATATTCCGCTTTAGCACCAGGTTATACCGATGCCGGTGCAGTGGTATCGCAAGTGCAGCATGCCATGAAAGAGTTTAAAGAATTGCCAAAAAACATTAAAATAGATTATACTGGGCAAATTGAAGAACAAAACAAACAAATGGCATTCTTAATGGGCGCATTCTTTACTGGATTATTCTTAATATTTTTAATTCTTATCTTCCAGTTTAATTCGTTCTCTAAACCAGCAATCATCATGCTTGCCATATTTTTAAGCTTAATTGGTGTGTTTAGTGGCATTGTTATTACGGGTAGCGCTTTTGTTATTATGATGACCATGATGGGTATCATATCACTGGCAGGTATTGTTGTAAATAACGGGGTGGTTCTTTTAGACTATGCCCAACTTCTTATTGATAGAAAAAAATATGACAGAGGTTTAGATGAAGAAGAATATCTTGATAAAGAAGATTTATACAACAGTATCGTACAAGCAGGTAAAGCGCGTTTACGCCCTGTTTTACTAACAGCCATTACAACTATATTAGGTTTAATTCCTTTAGCCATTGGTTTAAACATTAATTTCTATACCCTATTTAGTGAGTTTAATCCACATATCTATTTTGGTGGTGATAACGTTATTTTCTGGGGTCCTTTGGCTTGGACAGTTATTTACGGGTTATTTGTAGCAACGTTTTTAACATTAATAGTAGTACCTGTATTATTCTTTTTAGCCATGCAATTAAAAATGTGGATAAGAAGTAAAACAAGTTCTGAACCTATAATTCAAGAACCAGAGATTATAGATTAA
- a CDS encoding efflux RND transporter periplasmic adaptor subunit: MKNISAILIVTLLLTACSGEKKSKSLEDLIASNNLEALKQKREEIDAKQQEYAAQLSLINNRISELDTVKRLPLVTTVMAKSEKFDHFLELQGNVKTKQNLVIYPEMAGTLTRVYVKEGQNVTKGQLLATIDDGGLSQQVAQLQIQADLAKTTFERQERLWNQKIGSEIQYLQAKSSYEAQQRAVSQLKSQLAKTSVRAPFTGVIDDVITDQGSVVAPGQSQLMRIVNLEDMYIETDVPENYISSITANKAVKVEFPILGKSIDAKIRQAGNFINPANRTFKIEVAVPNKDKSIKPNLTAKLKINDYTNENAILIPQSIISENADGEQYIYIIENKNADNEGNAKRVIIETGKAQGDVIEVTKGLENNAEIIEEGARSVNDGQTVKVINNL, translated from the coding sequence ATGAAAAATATATCCGCCATATTAATCGTTACGCTTCTTTTAACTGCCTGCAGTGGTGAAAAAAAAAGCAAATCTTTAGAAGACCTAATTGCTTCAAATAACTTAGAGGCATTAAAACAAAAACGTGAGGAAATTGATGCTAAACAACAAGAATATGCCGCACAGTTAAGCCTCATTAACAATAGAATTTCTGAATTGGATACCGTTAAAAGATTACCATTGGTGACTACAGTAATGGCAAAATCTGAGAAATTCGACCACTTTTTAGAACTACAAGGTAATGTTAAAACCAAACAAAACCTTGTTATTTATCCTGAAATGGCAGGCACCTTAACACGCGTGTATGTAAAAGAAGGACAAAACGTTACCAAAGGGCAATTACTTGCAACCATTGATGACGGTGGTTTAAGCCAACAAGTGGCACAATTACAAATTCAAGCTGATTTAGCCAAAACAACCTTCGAGCGTCAAGAACGTTTGTGGAACCAAAAAATAGGTAGCGAAATCCAATATCTGCAAGCTAAATCTAGTTATGAAGCACAACAACGTGCCGTAAGCCAGTTAAAAAGCCAACTTGCAAAAACCTCAGTTAGAGCACCGTTTACAGGTGTTATTGATGATGTTATTACAGACCAAGGCAGTGTCGTAGCGCCGGGGCAATCGCAATTAATGCGTATTGTTAATTTAGAAGATATGTATATTGAAACCGACGTTCCGGAAAATTATATTTCTAGCATAACTGCTAATAAAGCTGTAAAAGTAGAGTTTCCAATTTTAGGAAAATCCATCGATGCTAAAATTAGGCAAGCGGGTAATTTTATAAACCCAGCTAACAGAACCTTTAAAATAGAAGTTGCGGTTCCTAATAAAGACAAAAGCATTAAACCAAACTTAACCGCAAAACTTAAAATTAACGATTACACAAACGAAAATGCCATTTTAATTCCTCAAAGTATCATTTCAGAAAATGCCGATGGCGAGCAATACATATACATTATTGAAAATAAAAATGCCGATAATGAAGGAAATGCCAAACGCGTCATTATCGAAACAGGAAAGGCACAAGGTGATGTCATAGAAGTGACCAAAGGACTAGAAAACAATGCCGAAATTATTGAAGAAGGTGCCAGAAGTGTTAATGACGGTCAAACTGTTAAAGTAATCAATAATCTTTAG
- a CDS encoding four helix bundle protein, producing the protein MKQFSFEKLIVWQKSRTLSVSIYKTTKLFPDDERFGLTSQMRRCAISMASNIAEGSGRHTNKDKAPFTEIAFGSALELLNQLILSNDLEYTSNENYTQIRENITEITAMLDGLHKSQLSQ; encoded by the coding sequence ATGAAGCAATTCTCTTTCGAAAAATTAATCGTATGGCAAAAATCAAGAACCTTGTCTGTTTCAATATATAAAACAACAAAGTTATTTCCAGATGACGAGCGTTTTGGTTTAACAAGCCAAATGAGGAGATGTGCTATTTCCATGGCATCAAATATAGCTGAAGGCTCTGGAAGACATACCAATAAAGATAAAGCACCATTTACGGAAATTGCTTTTGGATCTGCTTTAGAATTGTTAAATCAGCTTATTCTATCAAACGACCTTGAATATACTTCAAACGAAAATTATACTCAAATTCGAGAAAACATTACAGAAATAACAGCAATGCTAGATGGTTTGCATAAATCCCAACTCAGCCAATAA